The Capsicum annuum cultivar UCD-10X-F1 unplaced genomic scaffold, UCD10Xv1.1 ctg77139, whole genome shotgun sequence genome includes a region encoding these proteins:
- the LOC124894745 gene encoding uncharacterized protein LOC124894745 — protein IVMGCVTTTTFSVKVNGEGCGNLEGRRWLRQGDPISPLLFFMVMEYFSRLMSSMRQIPDFRYHPLCKYLKLTHLTNFVDDLMIFCKGSEQAVTRTMEAIICFLDTKRLIANNEKSNMFIAGIKDEVKRKLYLGLPLSHKKWNKLDCHQLSVRIIEKIRATSARHLSYAGRLQVVNSVLFSLQNFWSSVFLLPQMQERLLTRERLARLGQHCEDDKCVFYYKQVIESARYLFVEFDWSKEVWHGLAGWLGITVNLEDVQMTMYILSK, from the exons ATTGTGATGGGATGTGTGACAACCACTACTTTTTCAGTGAAGGTAAATGGTGAAGGGTGTGGGAATCTTGAAGGGAGGAGATGGTTGAGACAAGGTGATCCCATCTCacctttactttttttcatgGTGATGGAATATTTCTCTAGGCTAATGTCAAGTATGAGACAGATCCCTGATTTCAGGTATCACCCTTTGTGTAAATATTTGAAGCTGACTCATCTTACCAACTTTGTTGATGATCTAATGATCTTTTGCAAAGGAAGTGAACAGGCGGTAACCAGAACTATGGAGGCTATTATATGTTTCTTGGACACTAAACGGTTGATAGCTAATAATGAGAAGTCCAATATGTTTATTGCAGGGATTAAAGATGAAGTTAAGAGGAAGCT GTACCTTGGACTTCCATTGTCACACAAAAAATGGAACAAGCTTGATTGCCACCAGCTAAGTGTGAGAATTATAGAAAAGATTAGAGCTACATCAGCCAGGCATTTATCCTATGCTGGACGATTACAAGTGGTGAATTCTGTGTTGTTTTCTCTGCAAAACTTCTGGAGCTCAGTGTTCTTGTTGCCTCAAA TGCAGGAAAGGCTACTCACAAGGGAAAGATTAGCAAGATTGGGACAGCACTGTGAGGATGACAAGTGTGTGTTCTATTATAAGCAGGTGATCGAGAGTGCTAGGTACTTGTTTGTAGAATTTGACTGGTCCAAAGAGGTATGGCATGGTCTCGCCGGATGGCTTGGAATTACGGTCAACCTGGAAGATGTGCAAATGACTATGTATATATTAAGTAAG